A region from the Paenibacillus humicola genome encodes:
- a CDS encoding extracellular solute-binding protein — MKRKAGTKMRYVKISVMAAVAASLVFVSACSDKSSGGSSEASSGNGSNSGSGGQTNSGKPGDPFGKYDQTVTIKIGQAVDPTDKSLPAGDTPANNQYTRYVKDNLNIDTQVAWQAATGTNYDQKVNLSIASNDLPDAMVVNDAQLRQMAKAGELQDLSDAYNNYASEPLKKIIDSTNGVAMKSVTFDGKMLALPNVTVQADGIHEMWIRKDWLDKLHLQPPKTMDDLEKVAKAFVEQDPDGDGKADTIGIVGPQSGGHMYATFLLSTNNLYGFDPIFAAYDSYPGFWLKGDDGKPVYGSIQPQTKEALAKLRDLYAKGLIDQQTGVRKDSSEPIISGQAGIFFGPWWMGYGPLGNAVKNDPKANWQAYALPLDGNGQFSPHVGTPSSQFLVVRKGYEHPEAAIKMENLLLRDESKFDVSVAIGNYPLRIVYAPNDETEFTVKALREVLAGTKKPEDFANNPEYKLLNNDVNTVKKVKLQPYDKMDIQYWKPTADWGVWNRMYSLLVGDAPIVDQPMNKVPSLIYSQTKTMESRWANLQKMEDETFLKIILGAAPLDDFDKFVKDWKAQGGERITDEVAEEAKQ; from the coding sequence ATGAAAAGGAAGGCAGGGACGAAAATGCGTTATGTGAAAATCAGTGTTATGGCTGCAGTCGCGGCATCTCTTGTATTCGTAAGCGCTTGCAGCGACAAGTCTTCCGGCGGCTCTTCGGAGGCAAGCTCGGGAAACGGTTCAAATTCGGGAAGCGGGGGACAGACAAACAGCGGGAAGCCGGGGGATCCGTTCGGCAAATACGATCAGACCGTTACGATCAAGATCGGGCAGGCCGTCGATCCGACTGACAAAAGTCTGCCCGCCGGCGATACGCCGGCCAACAATCAGTATACGCGCTACGTGAAGGACAACCTCAATATCGACACGCAGGTCGCTTGGCAGGCGGCTACCGGAACGAACTACGATCAAAAGGTCAACCTGTCGATCGCCAGCAACGACCTTCCGGATGCGATGGTCGTCAACGACGCCCAGCTGCGGCAGATGGCCAAAGCGGGCGAGCTGCAGGACTTGTCGGATGCCTACAACAATTATGCGTCCGAGCCGCTGAAAAAAATTATCGACTCGACGAACGGCGTGGCGATGAAATCCGTTACGTTCGACGGCAAAATGCTCGCGCTGCCGAACGTAACGGTTCAGGCGGACGGCATTCACGAGATGTGGATCCGCAAGGATTGGCTGGACAAGCTGCACCTTCAGCCGCCGAAAACAATGGACGATCTCGAGAAAGTGGCAAAAGCGTTCGTTGAGCAGGACCCGGACGGCGACGGCAAAGCGGATACGATCGGCATCGTCGGTCCGCAAAGCGGCGGTCATATGTACGCGACCTTCCTGCTGTCGACGAACAACTTATACGGCTTCGACCCGATTTTCGCGGCTTACGACTCCTATCCGGGCTTCTGGCTGAAAGGGGACGATGGTAAGCCGGTATACGGATCCATTCAGCCGCAAACGAAGGAAGCGCTTGCGAAGCTGCGCGACCTGTATGCCAAAGGACTGATCGACCAGCAGACCGGCGTACGCAAGGATTCCTCCGAGCCGATCATCAGCGGCCAGGCGGGTATTTTCTTCGGGCCCTGGTGGATGGGCTACGGTCCGCTCGGCAACGCGGTCAAGAACGATCCGAAAGCGAACTGGCAGGCTTATGCGCTGCCGCTTGACGGGAACGGTCAATTCAGTCCGCATGTCGGCACGCCTTCGAGCCAATTCCTCGTTGTCCGCAAAGGTTACGAGCATCCGGAAGCGGCGATTAAAATGGAGAACCTGCTGCTGCGCGACGAATCCAAGTTCGACGTCAGCGTCGCCATCGGCAACTATCCGCTGCGTATCGTTTATGCGCCGAACGATGAAACCGAATTTACGGTGAAAGCGCTCCGCGAGGTGCTGGCCGGCACGAAGAAGCCGGAAGATTTCGCGAACAATCCGGAATACAAGCTGCTGAATAACGATGTGAATACGGTCAAAAAAGTCAAGCTGCAGCCGTACGACAAAATGGATATTCAGTATTGGAAGCCGACGGCGGATTGGGGCGTGTGGAACCGGATGTATTCGCTGCTCGTCGGCGATGCGCCGATCGTCGATCAGCCGATGAACAAGGTGCCGAGCCTGATTTATTCCCAGACGAAAACGATGGAAAGCCGCTGGGCAAACCTTCAGAAGATGGAAGACGAGACGTTCCTGAAGATCATTTTGGGAGCCGCACCTTTGGACGATTTCGACAAGTTCGTCAAGGACTGGAAAGCGCAGGGCGGCGAACGGATTACAGACGAGGTTGCGGAGGAAGCGAAGCAATAG
- a CDS encoding helix-turn-helix domain-containing protein, with protein MKDVLVVEDDKLVRMGIISAVPWHDYGMRIVGEAKNGAKAMEFLETRQVDLILTDLAMPVMSGIELMREVRVRYPDILFIVLTMHQDFEYIQEALRLGAIDYIAKVELEKDKFETILARIVKRMEERTAGFKQERKPDAPERLTAGEIFACVRLDRSEKTAPMPESVANLAAELGIDALEAGPGLWLWIPQPEASMAQQLKERLSGMSGFALIRLHGLAEMHLEEAKRRLRDYVENDFFYDYVPLQPVSIVDLRQSEREAGDDDNLSQLRNEWLSREWIYSFPLFQRLIGELKAMRLPQPRLLGLLYSLSDEWNRRFSAVEGAVIEAPERLDYWYQAEEWLAHIRDAAIRSVDRHTYSEEVTLCVMKAVAILHEELDRPITAGETARRVNMSRSYFSQCFRDVTGRTFNDYVRHIRIDKARELLLYSNKTVQWIAEHTGYRDEKYFSRLFREETGMLPSEYRQSGRKGENCSPKG; from the coding sequence ATGAAGGATGTTTTGGTGGTTGAAGACGACAAATTGGTGCGGATGGGTATCATTTCGGCCGTTCCCTGGCACGATTACGGCATGCGTATTGTCGGCGAAGCGAAAAACGGAGCGAAAGCGATGGAGTTTCTCGAAACCCGTCAGGTCGATTTAATCTTGACCGACCTGGCCATGCCGGTGATGTCGGGCATTGAGCTGATGCGCGAGGTTCGGGTGCGGTACCCGGACATCCTGTTTATCGTGCTGACGATGCACCAGGATTTCGAATACATCCAGGAAGCGCTTCGGCTCGGCGCGATCGATTATATCGCCAAAGTCGAGCTCGAGAAGGACAAGTTTGAAACGATTCTGGCCCGCATCGTGAAAAGAATGGAGGAGCGAACCGCCGGGTTTAAGCAGGAACGCAAGCCGGATGCGCCGGAACGATTAACGGCCGGCGAAATTTTCGCCTGCGTCAGGCTGGACCGTTCCGAGAAAACGGCGCCGATGCCTGAATCGGTCGCGAATCTGGCGGCGGAGCTTGGAATCGACGCTCTCGAAGCCGGACCCGGGCTTTGGCTTTGGATTCCGCAGCCGGAGGCGAGCATGGCCCAACAGCTGAAGGAGCGATTATCCGGCATGTCCGGCTTCGCTTTGATCCGATTGCATGGACTGGCGGAAATGCACCTGGAGGAAGCGAAGCGCCGGCTGCGCGATTACGTGGAGAACGATTTTTTCTATGATTATGTTCCGCTGCAGCCGGTCAGTATTGTGGATCTTCGTCAATCGGAACGAGAGGCAGGCGATGATGACAATCTTTCGCAGCTGCGTAACGAATGGCTCTCCCGCGAGTGGATTTACAGCTTCCCGCTGTTTCAGCGTCTGATCGGAGAGCTGAAAGCGATGCGCCTGCCGCAGCCGAGACTGCTGGGACTGCTTTACTCGCTGTCCGACGAGTGGAATCGGCGGTTTTCCGCCGTCGAAGGAGCCGTAATCGAAGCACCGGAACGGCTCGATTATTGGTACCAGGCAGAGGAATGGCTCGCGCATATCCGCGATGCGGCCATACGGTCGGTTGACCGACATACGTATTCCGAGGAAGTAACGCTATGCGTTATGAAAGCCGTCGCGATTTTGCACGAAGAGCTGGATCGTCCGATCACGGCGGGCGAAACGGCGCGAAGGGTCAACATGAGCCGCAGCTATTTCAGCCAATGCTTCCGGGATGTTACGGGCCGGACGTTCAACGATTATGTAAGACATATCCGGATCGACAAAGCCAGGGAGCTGCTGCTCTATTCGAATAAAACGGTGCAATGGATCGCCGAGCATACCGGTTACCGGGACGAGAAATATTTCAGCCGGCTGTTCCGGGAAGAAACCGGCATGCTGCCAAGCGAATACCGGCAGTCGGGCAGAAAAGGAGAGAATTGTTCGCCCAAGGGGTAG